Proteins encoded by one window of Aphidius gifuensis isolate YNYX2018 linkage group LG2, ASM1490517v1, whole genome shotgun sequence:
- the LOC122848980 gene encoding uncharacterized protein LOC122848980 codes for MNPAVFKFDPSPSDDRNENYPCCGYLENGEYYNCNTIPEIEETKIVSEIKETGQPYKEIEVMINNNRIVLRIQKPRQIEEDDSPKQPDQKPRESQYSNFQKVSTYPPSTNSKADRIQKPDDNGPRPIELVANPNIFLLKIRKRSLNSDKKRENIDLEFRIPRPFKPKPPERKKKRKIESPPPPPPEVPEDVAVLEEEEEIPLKKQKKKVTMKKKKKK; via the exons atgaatccggcagtatttaaatttgatccCTCCCCATCTGACGatagaaatgaaaattatccATGCTGTGGGTATTTGGAAAATGGGGAATATTACAATTGCAATACCATCCCAGAAATTGAAGAGACAAAA atTGTATCGGAAATTAAAGAGACAGGTCAACCCTACAAAGAAATCGAGGTAATGATAAACAACAATAGAATAGTCCTGCGAATTCAAAAACCACGACAAATTGAAGAAGACGATTCACCAAAACAACCAGATCAAAAACCTCGAGAATCCCAGTATTcgaattttcaaaaagtatCTACATATCCACCAAGTACAAACTCAAAAGCTGACAGAATTCAAAAACCAGATGATAATGGACCAAGACCAATTGAATTAGTGGCAAatccaaatatatttttattaaaaattcgtAAACGTTCTTTAAACAGTgataaaaaaagggaaaatattgatttagaATTTCGTATACCAAGACCATTTAAACCAAAACCacctgaaagaaaaaaaaaaagaaaaattgaatctccaccaccaccaccaccagaaGTACCAGAAGATGTTGCTGTacttgaagaagaagaagaaataccattaaaaaaacaaaaaaagaaagtaacaatgaaaaagaaaaaaaagaaataa